CCCCTGAGTTGAGCCGAATTAGTCTCTGTAAAGTAATGCGCAAACCTGCATTTTGATGTAAGCGGGCCCTTGGTGATTTTCACGCTGTCTTTCACTGTTGCCCTCTTGAGAGAATCGGAATAGCTCATAGTTATTCCGCTTATGGTCAGTGTTTCAGATGCAGTAGTATCGAACCGGATCATCCTTGGATTACCGCGCAGGATGAAATTGCGGTTTTGCACATGATACTCGGCCTCTTTACCAGTAAGACGAGTCTGCTCCAGTGTATCAAAAAAATCAAATTTCCCCTTCGCAGTTATCAGGTTCGTCTTCCTGGTGAAATGCATCCTGTCACAGGTAAGAGTCGATGCGCCACGGGTAACCTTCACCTGCTTGCGGAAATCAACCATTCCCTCATTGCGCCACCACGTCGCCTCATCAGAACGTATCCTGATATCATCGTATGTAAAAACAACATTACCTTTCAGGATGCTTACAAATTCACCACCGGAAAAAGTATTCTCATTACTGTTTGCCGATTCCAGAACTAAAGTGGGAGATTTTCTCTCCCCGGCGGCGGCAAAAACCGTAATGGGCATTATTATCCCGGCACAGAAAACAGCAGCCATCAAAAGCAGGTAAAATCTAAAACACCTGTTCCTCATTGCTCTCCATGCGCTCTTTAAAATCGGGAAACTTTCCACTTACATCAGACTTGAATGAAAATATCGAGAAGTCCTCCACGGCATCAAGACCTTTACCCCTGAGGACATCTCCCTTTTTAGTCTCAATCTGGACAAATGTATCAGACTCCACTTTCCTTCGTCCCTTGTTCCACCAGAGCCTCTCGGTCCGTATCACCAGGGAATCCCTTGCCCTGATAAAAACATTGCCCCACACAATGAAACTCTCCATCGAACCATCCGTACTCCCGGAATCGGAAAGTACCCTGGTGGTAGCGTTTCCAACGGAATCAAACATCGTCAGTCTCACTGGGGTCACCAGAATATGACCGGTATCTGTTATAGGTTTACGCATTATCTCCGATTCAAGCTTCCACTGAACATAATCCTTGTTATAAAAATACAGTGCAGCCTGTCCGAATTCCTGAAACGGCACCTCGATTCCCTCGTTTGAAACCGGGAGTGATTCTTTTTTCCCTGAACAGGAAATCACAATCAGAAAAAGCACTGAACTTATGAAATACATTCTACTGTTCATTGTCCATTCCTGACTTCATGTTCCCTGCTCTTCCACCTTCTGTGCATCCAGACCCACTGCATGGGATTCTTCTTTATAGCTTCACAGATCAGATCATTTGCCGTTTCCACATTCTTCACCAGGTCCGCCTCAAAATCCCCGGTATCGAGCATCTTGAGCTCATTACTGATGTTTACATAATGGGTGTTATCACCGCAACGCCAGGTTGTGACCACA
This window of the Fibrobacter sp. genome carries:
- the lptC gene encoding LPS export ABC transporter periplasmic protein LptC encodes the protein MNSRMYFISSVLFLIVISCSGKKESLPVSNEGIEVPFQEFGQAALYFYNKDYVQWKLESEIMRKPITDTGHILVTPVRLTMFDSVGNATTRVLSDSGSTDGSMESFIVWGNVFIRARDSLVIRTERLWWNKGRRKVESDTFVQIETKKGDVLRGKGLDAVEDFSIFSFKSDVSGKFPDFKERMESNEEQVF